From a single Anoplopoma fimbria isolate UVic2021 breed Golden Eagle Sablefish unplaced genomic scaffold, Afim_UVic_2022 Un_contig_13651_pilon_pilon, whole genome shotgun sequence genomic region:
- the LOC129088620 gene encoding neuronal membrane glycoprotein M6-a-like: MEENMDESQSQKGCKECCERCVGSLPWASLIATILLYMGVALFCGCGHEALSGTITILQNYFEVIRAPGEILDVFTIIDILKYIIYGLAAGFFVFGVLLLVEGFFTTGAIRDLYGEFKITACGRCLTAFLMFLTYLFFLVWLGVTAFTSLPVFMYFNVWSMCQNTSLVEGANLCLDLRQFGVVTISDERKLCTGSEKFFKMCESNELDLTFHLFVCTLAGAGAAVIAMVHFLMALAANWGYLKDASRMQKYEDIKSKEEQELHDIHSTRSKERLNAYT, from the exons ATGGAGGAAAACATGGATGAATCGCAAAGCCAGAAAG GCTGTAAGGAGTGCTGTGAGCGATGTGTTGGCAGTCTGCCCTGGGCCTCTCTCATTGCTACCATTCTCCTCTACATGGGTGTGGCCTTGTTCTGTGGGTGCGGCCATGAGGCTTTGAGCGGCACCATCACCATCCTACAGAACTACTTTGAAGTCATCAGAGCCCCAGGAGAAATACTGGATGTGTTTACCAT TATCGACATTCTGAAGTACATCATCTACGGCCTTGCAGCTGGATTCTTTGTGTTTGGAGTGCTGTTGCTGGTTGAGGGCTTTTTCACCACTGGAGCCATTAGGGATCTCTATGGGGAGTTCAAGATCACTGCCTGCGGACGCTGCCTGACTGCATTC TTGATGTTCTTGACCTACCTGTTCTTCCTGGTATGGCTTGGAGTAACAGCATTCACCAGCCTTCCGGTCTTCATGTACTTCAACGTTTGGTCCATGTGTCAGAACACCAGCTTGGTGGAGGGAGCAAACCTCTGCCTGGACCTGCGTCAGTTTG GAGTGGTGACCATCTCTGATGAGAGAAAGCTGTGTACTGGTTCTGAGAAGTTCTTCAAGATGTGTGAATCCAATgag CTGGACTTAACCTTCCATCTATTCGTGTGCACACTGgcaggagcaggagctgctgtcatCGCCATG GTCCATTTCCTGATGGCTCTAGCTGCTAACTGGGGCTATTTGAAGGACGCTAGCCGGATGCAGAAGTATGAGGACATCAAATcgaaggaggagcaggagctgcATGACATCCACTCTACACGCTCCAAAGAACGTCTCAATGcctacacataa